In Lactiplantibacillus pentosus, the sequence TAGAATAGTAACCGGGAATCGAGTCTGAGTCTCGGATGGTACGAAGATTGGGTTATAATAATCACAATAAATTGTCATTGATGAAGGAGCGGTTTACGGATGAAAATCGGATTTATTGGTGCCGGGAACATGGGTCGGGCCATTATTGATGGGTGGCTGAAACAACAAGCAGTCGCCCCAGCAGATATCTACCTGCACAGTGCCCATGCGGCGAGCTATCAACCCTACGCGCAAGCAAATGGGTTGAACGCCTGTGACACGAACTTGGCGGTCGCACAAGCGGCAGACGTGATCGTGCTCGCGGTGAAACCCAACATTGCACTTGACGCACTCAAAGAAGTTCAATCAGCTTTAACGGGTAAGTGGGTCATCACGATGGTCTCTGGACTCAATTTGGCAGACTATGCGACGGTCATGCCTGACTTGCCAGTACTGCGGATCATGCCAAACGTCAACGTGGCGATTGGTGCCGGGATGACGGCGCTAGTTGGTAATGACGCCTTGACGGCCGAACAATATGCGGCGGGACAACGGTTGTTTGATGCGATTGGTGCGACCAGCGCAGTCGCTGAAAAGGACTTTCCAACCTTTTCAGCCTTGGCCGGCAGTTCGCCAGCTTACATTTACTTCTTTATTGATGCGATGGCGCGCGCGGGGGTCAAGCACGGGTTAAGCAAGGACGCTGCGACCAAAATCGCCGCCCAGGCAACGCTGGGTAGTGCCCAAAATGTCTTAGCTTCAGACAAAATTCCGTTTGATCTGATCGACCAGGTCTCGTCACCGGGTGGCACAACGGTCGCTGGTTTATTAGCGATGGAAGAAGCTGGCTTTATGACGGCTGTCGTGAAGGGAATCGATGCGACGATCGCCAAAGAACTCGGCGAATAACAAAATACTTGGTGCTGGTGGTTGCAAGTTTGGTCTATACCGATTATAATTAAACCAGTAAATCCAAGGAGGAATTGTTCATGAGCAAAGTGTTAAAACATGCCATCATTTATACGGGGTTAGAAAAAATTGATGACGGCTACATTCGTTTCGGTAAGGAAATTGAAGCGGTTGGTCCAATGGATGAATACGTGGCCCAACCCGACGATGATATCGAATTTGTGAGTGGCAAGACGATTGTACCGGGCTTTATCGATGTTCATAGCCATGGTGGTTATAGTTTTGATTCAATGGACGGGAATCCAGCTGAAATTAACGAAATGGTTAATGATATGGTTGCCCGTGAAGGGATTACGTCATATTTCTGCACGACGATGACCCAATCCAACGAAAACTTAGATCATTCGATGGAAGGCATCAATAAGGCAGCTGAAGAAAATCCAGTGATCCAAGGGGTTCATTTGGAAGGCCCATTCATTTCTGCCACGTTTAAAGGCGCCCAACCAGAAAAGTATATTAAGAATCCTAACGTTGACTTACTGGACAACTGGAACAAGTTATCTGGTGGCCGCGTCAAGTTAATTACTTATGCACCAGAAGATCCTGGTTCGCGTGAATTCGAAAAGTATTGCTTGGAAAACGGTATCGTGCCTTCAGTTGGACACAGTAACGCGACTCGTGAACAATTATTAGCAAGTAAGGCGACCCACGTCACTCATTTATACAATGCGCAACGTGAATTTAAGCACCGCGAACCAGGGGTCACTGGCCATGCCATGCTTGAAAACAACATGTATTGCGAATTGATTTGTGATGGCTTCCATATCGTTCCAGATATGATTAAGTTAGCCTATGAACAAAAAGGGGTCGACCGGATCGAATTAGTCACTGATTCAATGCGTGCCAAGGGTGAACCTGATGGCATTAGTGAATTAGGTGGCCAAAAAGTGATCGTTAAGGATGGTCAAGCGCGCCTTGAAGAAGGTAACTTGGCTGGTTCAGTCTTAACATTTATCAACGCCTTCAAGAATATTCAGAAATTCACTGGCTGTGGCATTGCGGAAGCCGTTAAGATGGCCTCAGTTAACCAAGCGCGTGAATTTGGATTAACGAAGAAGGGGACTTTGGAAGCCGGCAAGGACGCGGATATCAACATCCTGGACGGTAACCAAGACTTAGTCGCAACTTATAGCTACGGTAAAAAAGCAGCTAAATAAATTAGAAGTAAGGGATGAGTACCATGAGTTCGCCAATTTATATTCAAATCCACAACCAAATTAAGCAGGCGATTGAAGCAGGTCGGTGGGCCGTTGGTGACCGGATTCCGTCCGAACGGGAACTGGCCGGTCAGTTCGATGTGAGTCGGATGACCCTTCGGCAAGCAATCCAAACGTTGGTTGACGAAGGAATATTAGAGCGGCGAGTCGGCGCCGGCACGTTTGTCGCCAACCAAAAGGTGCAAGAAAAGATGTCCGGTGTCACCAGTTTTACTGATTTAATGCTGGCTCAGGGCAAAGTCCCATCGAGTAAAACGATTTCCTACCACGTGACCAGTCCGTCACTGTCTGAAAGTGAAAAGTTGGCCCTGAAAGCCAACGAACAAGTGCTACGGATGGAACGGATTCGCTACGGCGATGATGTGCCGATTTGTTTCGAGGTTGCGACGGTGCCAGAACGGCTCGTTAAGCAATTTACAAAGGATGAAATCACCAGTTCGCTATACCGGACATTAGAAGAAAAAGCGAGTTTGATGCCCGGCAAGGCCCAACAAACGGTTTCAGCGATGTCAGCGTCCGAACGAATCGCGGAATATCTATCCGTTCGCCGTGGCGACGCCCTCTTACGATTACGACAAATTTCGTATTTACAAACGGGTGAACCGTTTGAATACGTGCGTACGCAATACGTGGGCAACCGGTTCGAATTTTATCTCGAAAAGTAACCAGTGACGTGCTGACTCAGTGGTCAAACCGTTACCGGTGGTGAAAAGGTCAAAATAAATAGCTCGGCTAGAAATTAATCTAGTCGAGCTATTTTGATGCCTAAAATACATGCCCCACTCATCAGTTAGACTGATTGACTAGTGGGCTTGTTGCCGGGCGATTTTTTTGACCAGCCGCAAGTAACGGGGCAAGACCAGCATGCGTTTGAAACGCGTTGGTTCTTGAATCAAGCGGTACAGCCATTCGATATGATGCTTTTGCCAGAATAACGGCGCGCGTTTGACCGCACCTGCGATCACGTCGAAGCTCCCGCCAACACCCATCCAGAGCGCATCGACGCGTTGTCGATATTGCGCAATGAAGAATTCCTGCTTGGGAAAGCCAGTCGCGACAAAAATCATGTCAGGTTTGGCGGCAACAATCTCATCCACCACGGCCTGTTCGTCATCATAATAGCCATCCCGTGCGCCCGCAACAACGATTCCGGGATAGTCGCGCTGAACGATGGTTGCAACTTGTT encodes:
- a CDS encoding GntR family transcriptional regulator, which gives rise to MSSPIYIQIHNQIKQAIEAGRWAVGDRIPSERELAGQFDVSRMTLRQAIQTLVDEGILERRVGAGTFVANQKVQEKMSGVTSFTDLMLAQGKVPSSKTISYHVTSPSLSESEKLALKANEQVLRMERIRYGDDVPICFEVATVPERLVKQFTKDEITSSLYRTLEEKASLMPGKAQQTVSAMSASERIAEYLSVRRGDALLRLRQISYLQTGEPFEYVRTQYVGNRFEFYLEK
- a CDS encoding WecB/TagA/CpsF family glycosyltransferase; the protein is MSAPFDTVAILNVPFIKTTNAGFVQQLQTDILAHHNRFVVTANPEILMYAREHPDYQHVLTQADYITPDGIGVIQGAQILGTPLPERITGYDTLLTLLKWGGQQHQRIFLLGAKPAVLQQVATIVQRDYPGIVVAGARDGYYDDEQAVVDEIVAAKPDMIFVATGFPKQEFFIAQYRQRVDALWMGVGGSFDVIAGAVKRAPLFWQKHHIEWLYRLIQEPTRFKRMLVLPRYLRLVKKIARQQAH
- the proC gene encoding pyrroline-5-carboxylate reductase, with the translated sequence MKIGFIGAGNMGRAIIDGWLKQQAVAPADIYLHSAHAASYQPYAQANGLNACDTNLAVAQAADVIVLAVKPNIALDALKEVQSALTGKWVITMVSGLNLADYATVMPDLPVLRIMPNVNVAIGAGMTALVGNDALTAEQYAAGQRLFDAIGATSAVAEKDFPTFSALAGSSPAYIYFFIDAMARAGVKHGLSKDAATKIAAQATLGSAQNVLASDKIPFDLIDQVSSPGGTTVAGLLAMEEAGFMTAVVKGIDATIAKELGE
- the nagA gene encoding N-acetylglucosamine-6-phosphate deacetylase; its protein translation is MSKVLKHAIIYTGLEKIDDGYIRFGKEIEAVGPMDEYVAQPDDDIEFVSGKTIVPGFIDVHSHGGYSFDSMDGNPAEINEMVNDMVAREGITSYFCTTMTQSNENLDHSMEGINKAAEENPVIQGVHLEGPFISATFKGAQPEKYIKNPNVDLLDNWNKLSGGRVKLITYAPEDPGSREFEKYCLENGIVPSVGHSNATREQLLASKATHVTHLYNAQREFKHREPGVTGHAMLENNMYCELICDGFHIVPDMIKLAYEQKGVDRIELVTDSMRAKGEPDGISELGGQKVIVKDGQARLEEGNLAGSVLTFINAFKNIQKFTGCGIAEAVKMASVNQAREFGLTKKGTLEAGKDADINILDGNQDLVATYSYGKKAAK